In Allocoprobacillus halotolerans, a genomic segment contains:
- a CDS encoding acetate/propionate family kinase — MAKIIAVNAGSSSLKFQLFEMDDESVITSGVIERIGLEDSIFTIKFNGEKDVRTLPIPTHKEAVHLLLDTLLEKNIVSSLEDIKGVGHRVVQGGSYFKESAIIDEDVVSKIDELKSLAPLHNPAHLTGYYAFKEAIPSAGAVAVFDTAFHQTLEPRCYIYPIPYKFYTDYKVRKYGAHGTSHYYVSQKVIEKLGNPEHSKIIVAHLGAGGSLTAVKDGKSINTSMGFTPLAGIMMGTRSGDLDPSIIDYLIEQVGMDMKDVIHMLNKESGLLGVSGVSSDFRDVLNAANEGNERAKLAIDIFFRRVIAYIGRYFIALGGCDAIAFTAGIGENSAYARKEILSLVSEALGIVVDDDANENGEGERLISKPESKIKVYVIPTNEELVIARDTKRLLNL, encoded by the coding sequence ATGGCAAAAATTATCGCAGTTAATGCTGGTAGTTCATCATTAAAATTCCAATTATTTGAAATGGATGATGAATCAGTAATTACTTCTGGAGTGATTGAAAGAATTGGTTTAGAAGATTCTATTTTTACAATTAAATTCAATGGTGAAAAAGATGTGCGTACTTTACCTATTCCAACACATAAAGAAGCTGTTCATTTATTGTTAGATACATTATTAGAGAAAAATATCGTTTCTTCATTAGAAGATATTAAAGGTGTTGGGCATAGAGTTGTTCAAGGTGGTTCTTATTTTAAAGAATCAGCAATTATTGATGAAGATGTTGTCAGCAAAATTGATGAATTAAAATCTTTAGCACCTTTACATAACCCTGCTCATTTAACAGGTTATTATGCATTTAAAGAAGCAATCCCTAGTGCAGGAGCTGTGGCTGTCTTTGATACAGCTTTCCATCAAACACTTGAACCAAGATGTTATATTTACCCTATTCCATATAAATTCTATACAGATTATAAAGTGAGAAAATATGGAGCACATGGAACTTCTCATTACTATGTTTCTCAAAAAGTCATTGAAAAACTTGGAAACCCTGAACATTCTAAAATTATCGTTGCTCACTTAGGAGCTGGTGGTTCTTTAACAGCTGTTAAAGATGGAAAATCTATTAATACATCTATGGGATTTACACCTCTTGCTGGAATCATGATGGGAACACGTAGTGGAGATTTGGATCCTTCTATCATTGATTACTTGATTGAACAAGTTGGTATGGATATGAAAGATGTTATTCATATGTTAAATAAAGAATCTGGATTATTAGGTGTTTCAGGTGTATCAAGTGACTTTAGAGATGTTTTAAATGCAGCGAATGAAGGTAATGAAAGAGCAAAATTAGCAATTGATATTTTCTTTAGACGTGTTATCGCTTATATTGGTAGATATTTTATAGCTTTAGGTGGTTGTGATGCGATTGCTTTCACTGCTGGTATTGGAGAAAACTCTGCTTATGCAAGAAAAGAAATCTTATCATTAGTCAGTGAAGCATTAGGAATTGTTGTGGATGATGATGCAAATGAAAATGGTGAAGGTGAACGTTTAATTTCTAAACCTGAATCAAAAATCAAAGTTTATGTTATTCCAACAAATGAAGAACTTGTCATCGCTAGAGATACAAAACGTTTATTAAACTTATAA